In Anopheles gambiae chromosome 2, idAnoGambNW_F1_1, whole genome shotgun sequence, a single window of DNA contains:
- the LOC1272782 gene encoding homeobox protein engrailed-2b, with the protein MAASSCKSVAPLRQSDFSIEHILTRAGERYSKRRKLSNEVGGCRNCCSTNSSSSSSNSSPRSVHSEEGEGDDNDNGGRLRDEPGTEADEELDEEIDVGQSVMQHPGQEAGFLPTAPSCGMPTFDWLYYTRYHPPKLPRPQKTGPVKRTPGRLPRVPFTPAQLSALEDAYKVSTYLSSEEANQLAYSLELTNTRVKIWFQNRRARDRREKREASLMTGGGAATFTSESHPTHCTLLPPLYATVGSAASGSRTGSHPSSPSSVEASAGGRQSRSPTTDRSY; encoded by the exons ATGGCGGCTTCGAGTTGCAAGAGTGTGGCGCCCTTGCGGCAGAGTGACTTCAGTATCGAGCATATCCTTACGCGTGCTGGCGAACGGTACAGCAAGCGGCGCAAACTATCGAACGAAGTAGGCGGCTGTCGAAATTGTTGCTCcactaacagcagcagcagcagcagcaacagtagccCAAGAAGTGTCCATAGTGAAGAGGGCGAAggtgatgataatgataatggtGGACGGTTACGCGACGAACCCGGTACGGAGGCAGACGAGGAACTCGACGAAGAGATCGACGTGGGACAATCCGTGATGCAGCATCCTGGACAGGAGGCTGGATTTTTACCGACGGCACCCAGTTGCGGTATGCCCACGTTCGATTGGCTCTACTACACACGGTATCATCCACCGAAGCTACCAC GTCCTCAGAAAACGGGTCCAGTCAAGCGAACGCCCGGACGTTTGCCGCGTGTACCGTTTACGCCTGCCCAGCTGAGCGCACTGGAGGACGCGTACAAAGTGTCCACCTACCTGAGCTCCGAGGAAGCGAACCAGCTCGCCTACAGTCTCGAGCTGACCAACACGCGGGTGAAAATTTGGTTCCAAAATCGGCGCGCCCGAGATCGGCGCGAAAAGCGGGAAGCATCATTGATGACCGGTGGGGGGGCGGCCACGTTCACCTCCGAATCGCACCCAACGCACTGTACGTTGCTGCCGCCACTGTACGCCACTGTAGGAAGTGCGGCTAGCGGTTCCCGTACCGGCAGCCATCCTTCGTCGCCGTCAAGCGTGGAAGCGTCTGCCGGCGGTCGGCAGAGCCGAAGTCCTACCACGGACCGAAGCTATTAG
- the LOC1272784 gene encoding transmembrane protein 245 isoform X6 — protein sequence MSTRPSPAPFKRSIDGLFNVWLNLRNQGHEKPLRNALYNVLVVGVIAVVIGVTLVLAPFFKPLLWAFLFGAVLFPAKKRLSASLKRWIERIEKDDKYLLLGVLSAPLCWVDSLGEFLTGWLKEHLKIITGLVGGLVTLRFILWLTPSEVFFSIWNFIVWIHSLFRTLLGSLSLQMVVVILVVYVVSVYFLWTPDHSLPFLVIGQFLWMVIVGYGSSFLGALQVPVFLGLLTYGLIGLIYNLQKDERNVRFIDKWHSLLDVTSYRLDDSSVAMNAHAHPEASRIEEIKAKLHLDVSATPQLSSTMNETPGHGSTYPASMLTNVESLESDTYFRLLFYACGATLVWMHTWLLFLCCIPIFLHIVRKAAELLGIVAYVSQQADHYWLMLKLWLFPRHAALLPLCLPGILRLNTNIHRYACAKLRSYIDDITSIVMIGFLIVLVMLISVFAFTQIYSEAIAVAQLGSNLVNRTLIHRPELIEMLPIDMQSMDNIIDNAYKYGRSHIEQYVDGIFNDTDPTQAIKLKMQILSVWDRLIQSWMDRSNGEGLVGPRVPAQAIRMTIDEIFINPITKAGLIGFIKSNFGMLWEVADSLWMLLRTNLTLLLSAVGTLVSAILGGGHAVLKFLFHTIIFFTTLFYLLQSSQDRYAPTAITINNSWGPRIIQALEDSISSVVVATLKLALFHGLFTWLTHTVFGAHIVYLPAVLASILAAAPFLETYWCSAPAFLDLWLSQDRFWLGVTLVLIHFIVPSNFNPIIHSEIKGGGHPYLTGLSIAGGMYLFGLEGALLGPLLLCLLVVLFEVTISAIRDSPATPQTRKSSLDTNNDIYSPATTIELILFHKWFML from the exons ATGAGTACCCGGCCAAGCCCTGCACCCTTcaagcgatcgatcgatggacTGTTCAACGTGTGGCTGAACCTGCGGAACCAGGGCCACGAGAAGCCACTGCGCAACGCCCTCTACAATGTGCTCGTCGTCGGGGTGATCGCGGTCGTGATCGGCGTCACCCTGGTGCTGGCCCCCTTCTTCAAGCCGCTACTGTGGGCGTTCCTGTTCGGGGCGGTGCTGTTTCCGGCCAAGAAACGGCTCTCCGCCTCGCTCAAGCGCTGGATCGAGCGAATCGAGAAGGATGACAAATACCTGTTGCTGGGTGTGCTGAGTGCGCCGCTCTGCTGGGTGGATTCGCTGGGCGAGTTTCTGACCGGCTGGCTAAAGGAGCATTTGAAAATCATCACCGGACTGGTGGGCGGGCTGGTAACGCTGCGCTTCATACTGTGGCTAACACCGAGCGAGGTGTTTTTCTCCATCTGGAACTTTATCGTGTGGATCCATTCGCTGTTCCGTACGCTGCTCGGGTCGCTCTCGCTGCAGATGGTGGTCGTGATACTGGTCGTGTACGTCGTCAGCGTATACTTCCTCTGGACGCCGGACCATTCGCTGCCCTTCCTGGTGATTGGACAGTTTCTGTGGATGGTTATCGTCGGGTACGGGAGCAGCTTCCTCGGAGCACTGCAGGTGCCCGTATTTCTCGGCCTACTAACCTACGGCTTGATAGGGTTGATTTACAACCTACAGAAAGATGAGCGCAACGTGCGCTTCATCGACAAATGGCACAGCCTACTGGACGTGACCAGCTACCGGTTGGACGATTCCTCCGTCGCCATGAACGCCCATGCCCATCCGGAAGCATCGAGAATAGAGGAAATTAAAGCGAAACTGCATCTAGACGTTTCAGCGACCCCGCAACTTTCCAGCACGATGAACGAAACGCCCGGTCACGGTAGTACCTATCCGGCCAGCATGCTAACAAACGTGGAATCGCTCGAAAGCGACACCTACTTCCGGCTGCTGTTTTACGCGTGCGGTGCCACGCTTGTTTGGATGCACACGTGGCTACTGTTCCTGTGCTGTATTCCCATCTTCCTGCACATCGTACGGAAGGCGGCCGAATTGTTGGGCATCGTTGCGTACGTATCGCAGCAGGCCGATCACTACTGGCTAATGCTAAAGCTGTGGCTGTTTCCACGCCATGCTGCTCTGCTTCCGCTCTGTTTGCCGGGAATATTACGGCTGAACACAAACATTCACCGCTACGCTTGTGCTAAGCTGCGCTCGTACATTGACGACATCACTTCGATCGTGATGATTGGCTTCCTGATCGTGCTCGTCATGCTGATCAGTGTGTTTGCCTTCACGCAAATCTACTCGGAAGCGATAGCGGTCGCACAGCTAGGCTCGAATCTTGTCAACCGCACGCTTATACACCGACCGGAACTGATTGAAATGTTACCAATCG ACATGCAATCGATGGACAACATCATCGACAACGCGTACAAGTACGGTCGCTCACATATCGAACAGTACGTCGATGGTATCTTCAACGATACCGATCCGACACAGGCAATCAAGCTGAAGATGCAGATCCTTAGCGTTTGGGACCGGCTGATACAGAGCTGGATGGACCGGAGCAATGGCGAGGGCCTGGTGGGACCGCGGGTTCCCGCCCAAGCAATTCGCATGACAATAGATGAGATTTTTATAAATCCAA TCACGAAAGCTGGTCTTATTGGTTTCATCAAGAGCAATTTCGGGATGCTCTGGGAGGTGGCTGATTCGCTGTGGATGCTGTTGCGAACTAacctgacgctgctgctgtccgcgGTCGGCACCCTGGTGTCGGCCATTCTAGGCGGTGGGCatgcagttttgaaatttttattCCACACG ATCATTTTCTTCACCACCCTGTTTTATCTGCTGCAAAGCAGCCAGGATCGATACGCACCAACGGCCATTACCATCAACAATTCATGGGGCCCGCGCATCATACAAGCGCTGGAAGACTCGATATCGAGCGTCGTCGTAGCCACGCTAAAGCTTGCCCTGTTCCATGGACTGTTTACCTGGCTGACGCATACCGTGTTTGGTGCGCACATCGTCTATCTGCCGGCAGTGCTGGCCTCAATACTGGCGGCCGCCCCCTTCCTCGAGACGTACTGGTGCAGTGCGCCCGCCTTTCTCGATCTGTGGCTGTCGCAGGATCGGTTTTGGCTTGGCGTCACGCTGGTGCTGATACACTTTATCGTCCCGTCCAACTTCAATCCGATCATACATTCGGAGATAAAAGG TGGTGGCCATCCGTACCTGACGGGACTGTCAATTGCCGGTGGAATGTACCTGTTCGGGCTGGAGGGAGCTTTGCTAGGGCCGCTATTGCTTTGCTTGctagttgttttgtttgaagttaCCATTAGCGCTATCCGAGATAGCCCGGCCACGCCGCAAACCAG AAAATCTAGCCTAGACACAAACAACGATATCTATTCACCCGCGACGAC TATTGAGCTCATATTGTTTCACAAGTGGTTTATGCTGTAA
- the LOC1272783 gene encoding 1,5-anhydro-D-fructose reductase, protein MAAACKIDLTFENGHKMPALGFGTWRAPDEEVEKALNQALEAGYRHIDCAPVYLNEPTIGRVLRQWIDSGRVTREELFIVTKLPPHGTRAATVEKFLKRSLTDLQLDYVDLYLVHVPFTVPEVDGPFLTDDNGEIVLETTTDHVSLWKGMEAIADAGLARSIGLSNFNQRQIQRVLDNCRIKPANLQIENHIYLQQTGLVKFCKANGITVTAYSPLGSKGIEKLLNREVPDLLDNPVVKEIAQRQDRTPAQILLRHLLQRGIATIPKSTNVDRLRQNIALFDFELTDADMAELNGLDQNVRICDFAFFPGITKHPEFPF, encoded by the exons ATGGCTGCCGCCTGCAAGATCGATCTGACGTTCGAGAATGGCCACAAAATGCCGGCCCTTGGTTTCGGAACCTGGCGG GCTCCGGACGAGGAGGTGGAGAAAGCACTGAACCAGGCGCTCGAGGCCGGCTATCGGCACATCGACTGTGCGCCGGTCTATCTGAACGAGCCAACGATCGGGCGCGTACTGCGCCAGTGGATCGACAGTGGCCGGGTGACGCGCGAGGAGCTCTTCATCGTCACCAAGTTGCCGCCGCATG GTACGCGGGCCGCAACGGTTGAGAAATTTCTTAAACGATCGTTGACCGATCTTCAGCTCGATTACGTCGATCTGTACCTGGTGCACGTCCCGTTTACCGTGCCCGAAGTGGACGGTCCCTTCCTGACCGACGACAATGGGGAAATCGTACTCGAAACCACGACGGACCATGTCAGCCTCTGGAAG GGCATGGAAGCGATCGCCGATGCCGGTCTGGCACGCAGCATAGGGCTATCGAATTTCAACCAGCGGCAAATACAGAGAGTGCTCGATAATTGCCGAATTAAGCCGGCCAACTTGCAG ATTGAAAATCACATCTATCTGCAGCAGACCGGGCTGGTCAAGTTCTGCAAAGCGAACGGCATTACCGTGACCGCCTATTCGCCCCTCGGCTCGAAAGGAATCGAAAAGTTGCTGAA CCGTGAGGTGCCGGACCTGCTGGACAACCCGGTAGTGAAGGAGATTGCCCAGCGCCAGGACCGGACGCCGGCACAGATACTGCTGCGCCATCTGCTGCAGCGTGGCATCGCGACCATTCCGAAAAGCACGAACGTGGACCGGCTGCGCCAGAACATTGCGCTGTTCGATTTCGAGCTGACCGATGCCGATATGGCCGAGCTGAACGGGCTCGATCAAAACGTTCGCATCTGCGactttgctttctttcccgG CATTACCAAGCATCCGGAGTTCCCATTTTAA